A region of the Parasteatoda tepidariorum isolate YZ-2023 chromosome 7, CAS_Ptep_4.0, whole genome shotgun sequence genome:
AATTACCATATgcttacagttttatttatattcttaaaattttcattttactgttATGCCTGCTCCGTGCATCGAGCTTTATTCAAACTTGTCTcagtattttgctttttttttctgaaaattaattttgtcacaTAATTTACTGATtgtctctaattttttttatatatttttgttttaaacttaatgaGCTTTATTCAAAACTTTGCTACAACTTGCCTAAGtgctataaatctaaaatatcatCAATACATAATTTCAGAGATAATTTAGGGTTATTCTGATAAGTTGTTCCGCGACTTgagaagattttttatatatcgcATTCGTGGAAAAACAAAtcaagtatattaaaaaaaaaaattttcagagtatttttaccgtgaaatgttaaagaaacttcattttattatttgttgttaaagtataaaataaatttaaaaaaaattaacgtatcGAAAATTGCATCTtcgtaaatttaataactagaaTCATGCAAAGCCGCAACCATTCTTGCAAATATCATGTCTAAGTTCAACCTTATTATAGTTGTCAGATATCTATCAaatttagtttccttttttatttacaaataaaatgcaCGACTTGCGCTAgagcagaaaattaaatgagtGCTTATTGAggtataaagtaataataatgtcCTTTTGGAAATAGTGTCTCTTCAATTTGCAATGAATGAGTGtacatattttaacaataaattatttttaactttcaaatacaTGGTTCTCATTTCAAAAAcgattatatttaatgtatcatTAGGTTACTACActtataataaagattttccTTTATtcgttttgcattttttatcatacctatttttttttcactgtgaaTTTTCCAAACCATTTAACATTGTAAgtgtaattaagaaatttaatttgctttttcatgacaattaactttttttagtacagtaaaatagaataaaactgaAAGTTCGATGAATAACTTTAGTGCATTTTCATGCTTAGTACAGTGACAGTTTGAAccttaatgttttgaaaattagctGCAATTTTTGTAGAGTGTCAAGAAAACCATATTACCAAGCAAATTCctttttacacttaatttaTCAATACTCAGGTacgaaaaacatcattttaaatattttttgaaaagtgtgCAAAAAATTGCCTGAATTTGTTTAGATATGAGACTTGAggcaattttatatattttattttattttgactccTTTTATTATGATCtttgttatttctttctttacatccttttattatgaatacatatattttgcttaaaaatcgttatttttttttatatttaatttatacaagGTTTTCTTACATTTACAGGTATCCTTTGTAAGACATGGAAACTACTTTGAAGTTgcaatgaaactttttgaaagtttatcaGATACAGATGACATTGGTTAAAGTTTTTGTTACTAACATTAAATGTGGTACAGAAAAGTTTTTAAGGCCTGTGAGGTGCAATTGatctgcatttaatttaattttttgcaggtCATGGAACGATGTGATAGTCATGTTATTATAAAAGGTAGTAATGTGAAATCAAACTCTGACAcattagataaattaaatgatgAATCAAAAAGATGTTCCCGATACTCTGTACCATGTGACAGCAACAGTCAATGTCATAACATCGAATATAGTGAGGATTTATATTGCAATAAAAGAACTCACACTGGTAAAAATCCTTACAATATGCCGAATGAACTGTACATTAGTTTAAACTCTGAGTCAACTCAAACTTCGAAAGTTGGTACAAAAACAAATCAGCTGGAGTTTTTTGCCTCAAGTTGTCGATCAACTCCTGCCAGCCCTGAAGAAACAGAGAGAGTTAGAAACAAACAAGTGAAGAAAGAGTTGCCTTCTTTTCATAGTCCTACTATTGAGAAGAAACTGCCTTTTAGTTATTCCACTAGTTTTGTAAGAACTTCAAAAAGTGAAGATCATCTTCAAAAATCATCGTTAACCACCGTCAATATTGATATTGAGGATGAGCTGGCATCATCACTTGATACATTATTAGATACCAAAGCCGATGAATTTATTGAGTTAGATAAAGATGAATGCTTAGGTAATTCTTGTCCTGGTGACGTGTCGCTTGGATCTAGGAATTCTGATGAGCaacaaaattctagaaaaagtGATTTATCAGGAAGTTCAAGTGATAGAACAGGTTCTAAGGCTAGTGTTAAGGTAGGGGAAAATAAATCTTCCAGACATCATCCTGCTGATTCTTTGAGTGAATCATCTGGTTCTGAAATTATTCCATCTGACTCGTCAGTTACCATTCGCGGAGATAGTGAAGATAGTGGTGATGGTGAATGCACTAGTGAACAGATATCTGCAATTAGCAGTTTGGATGATGTTACAGATTTATCAAAAGCAACAGATTCGGATTTAGGGTCTCCCGTAGAAAGCTTATCACCCGAAGATATACATCTAGATGATGGTTGGATTGAGgctgataaaaaagaaaatggcttGGATGTGTTTCAGGACATAACTAACAAAGGCAAAGGATTGCACAAAACTAATAAACAAGTACTATCTAATATAGAGCTCAATTTAACGTGCAATTATTCTGAGAAAAACAAGTTACAGCCACCtacttcaattttttcatcTGACAAGTCGCCAACTTCTTTCAGTAGCTCACTTTCAGTGCCAAAAGTGCAAGAAGAAAAGCTTGACTTAAGTGATAGTCCCACATCTCCTGGATCAGAAGGTACATTTGCAGATCTCTCATATCATGAGTTGACTGAGAGTTATGATGAAATATCATCTGCTTTTGAAGCTGATGATGTAATTGAGCCTTCAACGAAACGAAGCGAATCTCCACCAACTGATGATGAATCAGACATCGAAAGTTTGCACAGTTTTCATTATAGTCCAAAGGCTGTGGATCTACCTTCTGCTATTCGATTAGCGAAGAGACTATACAGCTTAGATGGATTTAAGAAAACAGATGTGTCAAggcatctttcaaaaaagtaaactattttgtctttttaaatacattatctaGTAGATTTTAATCTGGCACAGTATTCTATTTAATGTTAACATACTtttcataatgaaaaaagattttctttttctacttttaatttcaacttttaaaacaatttccagCTTTTGGGGAGTTgccttaaaatttgaatgaattagtttttcataatgtcaaagttaaatatttgtacaGTGCTTAAGATctgagaattaattttattactgccATTTTTGATGGTAAAAATACCAGAAGAAacctttcattaaattttgaaagaccTTTAAGGAAATTTCgtgatacaataaataaataataaattaatataaaaatttaatagcttctctctataaaataatttttcagtttttttattaactattttagatataaaagccaaaaattatagcttttgattattttgtaatgatagtaaaaaatgtttattaaaattttatatagtttgtGTTTGAAACATCAGTCACAAGAGCTTTTTctctatttgtttatttctatttgtCATTTCATGTATGCTACTattaatttgatgttttttttaagcagattttaaaaaaataatcttattatttattgaaaaaggagaatttgaaataaaatatgttttaatctGTGTCCCTTCTATGTAATGTtagtaacattttatatttttattttaagtaaaacatcTATAATATTAGTCTCTTTTTCTTACATGCATAATAATATTAGGCTATTGAAAAACATtctatatgattaaaaaatgctaaatatttatcaatgaaaaaaaaaagtttacaaataagaaaacataTCAAAATGCAACGTCAGTCACCATGGATTTGCTCTTGTTTCAACTATTGCCCTGATTACCGAACTGTGTGGTGGTAAGGGAACTGACCACACATCAGGAAGATCCTGGGATCGAATCCCAGACAAGGCATGGatattctttcattctctgtaatATCtatccttactgtgggagcaatgtTTGTCCACCTAATGTGGTGcctctgaaagagtggccaTCAAACCTGTCAATCGGGtgggcattgggaaaaaaatgtatttatgccCTAATAGTTAGCGTGCAAATTGTGGAacacaaaatatacttttggcACAAAAAAGTATTGCTATGTGTAAAGCAAAATGTAGCTGTATTTGAATCAATACCTGGTGACCTTCAGTTTTGATcttccatcttttttttttgttaaaataaaatcaaactatgtgcgtctaataatttttgcataaagagcatattcttgaaaatttcaataaaatcaagaaTCTCTTTTATTTAACCATGCCAGATT
Encoded here:
- the LOC107454550 gene encoding PH and SEC7 domain-containing protein; its protein translation is MERCDSHVIIKGSNVKSNSDTLDKLNDESKRCSRYSVPCDSNSQCHNIEYSEDLYCNKRTHTGKNPYNMPNELYISLNSESTQTSKVGTKTNQLEFFASSCRSTPASPEETERVRNKQVKKELPSFHSPTIEKKLPFSYSTSFVRTSKSEDHLQKSSLTTVNIDIEDELASSLDTLLDTKADEFIELDKDECLGNSCPGDVSLGSRNSDEQQNSRKSDLSGSSSDRTGSKASVKVGENKSSRHHPADSLSESSGSEIIPSDSSVTIRGDSEDSGDGECTSEQISAISSLDDVTDLSKATDSDLGSPVESLSPEDIHLDDGWIEADKKENGLDVFQDITNKGKGLHKTNKQVLSNIELNLTCNYSEKNKLQPPTSIFSSDKSPTSFSSSLSVPKVQEEKLDLSDSPTSPGSEGTFADLSYHELTESYDEISSAFEADDVIEPSTKRSESPPTDDESDIESLHSFHYSPKAVDLPSAIRLAKRLYSLDGFKKTDVSRHLSKNNEFSKAVAEEYLKFFDFTKDGLDIALRKFLNQFCLVGETQERERVLVHFSKRYLDCNPNSFKSQDAVHTLTCALMLLNSDLHGENIRHKMVCGEFIENLAELNDGENYPRDVLKTLYHSIKTHPLEWALDEEDDKKISSKVKNSSNDYRQSFVCHNPFLEVPNPTCATEYKKGYVMRKSCIDASGKKTPLGRRSWKMLYATLRDLVLYLHKDEHGFKKNQLYDSLHNSIRIHHAYAEKAVDYTKKQYVFRLHTAEQAVYLFQTSDSKELESWVDTINLVAASLSSPPLPSGVGCQRKFQRPLLPVSHTKLNLREQLQDHENRIVWLEKEYEELVTRTPEKTLKARFAQEFLEKEAHLTNELTRYRTYAYLLRTRMAQHPELETPLVQTSIGEVEEPDPNNSPKAKSKFSISPKSSPVKKSVVASSTITSDCNSVQEK